Proteins encoded in a region of the Hirundo rustica isolate bHirRus1 unplaced genomic scaffold, bHirRus1.pri.v3 scaffold_295_arrow_ctg1, whole genome shotgun sequence genome:
- the LOC120747917 gene encoding olfactory receptor 14A16-like codes for MSNSSSISHFLLLPLADTRHLQLLHFCLFLGISLAALLANGLIISAVACGHLLHTPMFFFLLNLALTDLGSICTTVPKAMHNSLWDTRNISYTGCAAHLFFFAFFISAEYSLLTIMCYDRYVSICKPLHYGTLLGSRACAHMAAAAWASGFLNALLHTANTFSLPLCQGNALGQFFCEIPHILKLSCSHSKLRELGLIVLSASLYFSCFVFIFFSYVQILRAVLRIPSEQGRHKAFSTCLPHLAVLSLFLSTGFVTYLKPPSISSPSLDLVVSVLYSVVPPVLNPLIYSLRNQELKAAVWFLLGECLLEVLKTEYDDEFARLLVQWKLFEGAVLRSTPPSSQTSRAASPISKQDRGLEESRIVTSDSEVLVEEGVPGAQAPLLFDQDSVTVWFLCCGTSIIYPMEAGQLTAVVEKQMVEACVRVTPSSQQMVAIATAVQPAVATVVQLTVATAVQPAMPTAVQLAVAAAVQPA; via the exons atgtccaacagcagctccatcagccacttcctcctgctgccattggcagacacacggcacctgcagctcctgcacttctgcctcttcctgggcatctccctggctgccctcctggccaacggcctcatcatcagcgccgtagcctgcggccacctcctgcacacgcccatgttcttcttcctgctcaacctggccctcaccgacctgggctccatctgcaccactgtccccaaagccatgcacaattccctctgggacaccaggaacatctcctacacaggatgtgctgcacacctctttttctttgccttttttatatCAGCAGAATATTCTCTCCTGACCATCATGTGCTACGACCGCtacgtgtccatctgcaaacccctgcactacgggaccctcctgggcagcagagcttgtgcccacatggcagcagctgcctgggccagtggcTTTCTCAAtgctctgctgcacacagccaatACATTTTCTCTGCCCCTATGCCAGGGCAATGCcctgggccagttcttctgtgaaatcccacacatcctcaagctctcctgctcacaCTCCAAACTCAGGGAACTTGGGCTCATTGTCCTAAGTGCTTCTCTatatttcagctgttttgtgttcatttttttctcctatgtgcagatcttGAGGGCcgtgctgaggatcccctctgagcagggacggcacaaagccttttctacctgcctccctcacctggctgtgctctccctgtTTCTCAGCACTGGCTTTGTTACCTACCTAAAGCCCCCCTCCATTTCCTCCCCATCTCTGGATCTGGTtgtgtcagttctgtactcggtGGTGCCTCCAGTCttgaaccccctcatctacagcctgaggaaccaggagctcaaggctgca GTGTGGTTCCTCCTGGGGGAATGTCTGTTGGAGGTACTCAAAACGGAATATGATGACGAGTTTGCACGATTGTTGGTgcagtggaaattatttgaaGGGGCCGTGTTGAGGTCAACCCCCCCAAGCTCGCAGACCTCACGGGCTGCCTCCCCCATTTCGAAGCAGGACAgggggctggaggagagcaggatcGTTACATCAGACTCAGAA GTGTTGGTGGAGGAGGGCGTCCCGGGGGCACAGGCCCCACTGTTGTTTGACCAGGATTCGGTCACTGTGTGGTTTCTGTGCTGCGGCACGTCCATCATCTATCCGATGGAGGCAG gacaGCTGACTGCTgtggttgagaagcag ATGGTTGAGGCCTGTGTGAgggtaaccccttccagccaacagatggtTGCCATAGCTACAGCTGtacagccagctgtggctacggTTGTCCAACTGACAGTGGCTACGGCGGTCCAACCAGCCATGCCCACAGCCGTGCaactggctgtggctgctgctgtgcagcctgcttaG